Below is a genomic region from Flavobacterium ginsengisoli.
CAAAATGACCAGCAATCTGCTCAATGCGTTAAAAATAGCTAATTGGTGTTTTATTTTCACAAGAATCGATTTATTCGTTTATACGATAACCTACATTTCGAACAGTTTCGAACCAATCAATAGAAGTGTGTTTATCCAATTTTTTTCGGAGATTACGAACGTGCACATCTATAAAATTAGAGTCTGAGTTAACCTCCAAAATATCGCCCCAAATATGCTCTGTTAATTGCAATCGTGTAATAACACGGTTTTTGTTTAGAACCAAATACTGAAAAATATCAAATTCTTTTTTAGTCAGATTAATTAGCTGGTCGTTAAAACTCACTCTATAATCCTGAAGTTGCAATAAAAAACCATGAATGCTTAAATTATTAAGAGTAAATCCATGAATTCTGCGAACTACTGCAAATATTCTTGCTCGCCAATTCTGTCAGAGCAAAAGGCTTTGTCAAATAATCATCAGCTCCAAGATGAAGTCCGTTTATTCTATCATCCAATTCTCCGCGAGCAGTAAGTACAATGACCGCAATTTTTGATTTTGTTTTTCTGATTGCCTGCAAAACCTCAAAACCATCTCCATCAGGCAGTCCAAGATCCAAAAGCATAACATCGTAATCATTGCTACCGAATTCTTCAAGAGCCTCGGCACAATTATTGGCAATTTTACAGATGTATCCTGAGTTGCATAAAAAATCGTAGACCTCTACAGCAAGTTCTTTATTATCTTCTACAATTAAAACATTCATAAGCCCACTATTTAAGCGAAATTAAAATTAATCAATTATCAAAAATTGAGTAGTGTATTATTAAAAAAATTAACGAACGAAAAAAGCTGACAAATTTCTTCATCAGCTTCTTCAATCGCGTTCTCATAATCATTATTCCTGTTTTGCCTTCGTTACAACGCTTCGAAAACAAAACGAGAGCAATTTTTATTTAGCTTTTGCAGGTTCTGGCTTAGCAGCTT
It encodes:
- a CDS encoding helix-turn-helix domain-containing protein — protein: MSFNDQLINLTKKEFDIFQYLVLNKNRVITRLQLTEHIWGDILEVNSDSNFIDVHVRNLRKKLDKHTSIDWFETVRNVGYRINE
- a CDS encoding response regulator, with the protein product MNVLIVEDNKELAVEVYDFLCNSGYICKIANNCAEALEEFGSNDYDVMLLDLGLPDGDGFEVLQAIRKTKSKIAVIVLTARGELDDRINGLHLGADDYLTKPFALTELASKNICSSSQNSWIYS